Sequence from the Erythrolamprus reginae isolate rEryReg1 chromosome 2, rEryReg1.hap1, whole genome shotgun sequence genome:
TCATTCTgctactgaagttgtattttctgcagtcaggtttggagccatttacattgagtttcaatctattgtgtgcttgtgtgttgttactGAGGTAttaattgacaggtagaacagtgtggcagatgattttatgaactacattaagATCAGATGGAAGGCGACGTACCTCTAAATtttttgagcccaaaatttcaagtctggtggaataacgTATTCAGTTCTGAGAAGAACGGTATAGTGTtcttcttgcaaaatatttctggactctctcaattgtaaatGTTCATGGAGGTTTAAAGAATGACACAATCGTCTTTGTTCAGGGTGACTCTCAGTGGAAATCAAAACTCTCTATATCCAAAAACTTCAAGACTGATTTCCCACAGCTCCTAAGTATTTATTACATGGTAGCACCATTAGACCAAACACTCTAAGGGAGACATCTTCATTCCTATGGTCTGCATCCAAGAGCAACCAACATACCTGAAGGAAGAAATGTTATATCTACTAAATGCTAAAATCTAtcttaaatctaaatgctatcttCTGGAGATTAggctattcctgtcagtttggtgtcatctgcaaatttttcccctcgtccaagtcattgatgaagatgttgaagagtactgggcctaaaacagagccttggggtattccagtgcatacatccctccatgtagatgcaggtaGAAGTTTAACTTctttaaaaatgctaaaaaaccAGGAACATGGTTAGCCTATAACTTTAAAAAGAAGAATTTGATAAGTAAATTAGAAGATGAGAAAGGATGTATACATTTTCAaaacaagattaaaaaataattgaagaatttAATGAACAATTATATGATAAAGAAAAATGTCAGAGTAAAAGATAATTTGGGAACAGCTAAATTAACAAAAGTGCCTGAGAATATTAACAATATGtttaatgaaaaaataacaaTGATGGAGTTGATGGAGGTggtaaaaacacacaaaaaataacAAGACCCTTGAACCAGAAAGATTACCAgcagagatttaaaaatcttacAAGACTTATTAAACCTGTCAATGTTATGCAAGTGAGGCCATTTTccactttccttttctctccaccTATAAATTTAATCCTGAGAAATGTGAGTCTGGTGGTATCTCACAAGGCTGGAATGATaattaaaacctttcccacaaaacggacattcaaatggtttctctcctgtgtgaatcctctggggtACCACTAGGTTGCTATTCTGACTGAAAGCTTTCCCACAGATAGGAAATTCATTATTTTTCACTTTTTCCCCACAAACTTTAAATTTATACATATACCACATCAACATGATAGAAActtgtacatttttccaatatatgataaaaaatatcctaaatttgcacttAGTTTTATCTCCCAtcagttttccttctatatttcatgttaCTAGCCTGCCTCTCTCTCATTCACTTCCCTCCATCTtttctccctatctccctcttaCCTTCTTCCCTCCTACCTCGCTCTCCGTCAtgtgtgagtcttctggtgtgtaaccaggtgggaactctgactaaaacttttcctgcagtaaggacattcaaagggtttctctcctgtgtgagtcctctggtgtatcaccaggttggaactccgactaaaacctttcctgcagtaaggacattcaaagggtttctctcctgtgtgagtcctctgatgttgcaccaggctggaattaacactaaaacctttcccacagtcagcacattcaaagggtttctctcctgtgtgagtcctctggtgtgtcaccaggctggaattatcactaaaaaaTTTCCTACAgtaaggacattcaaagggtttctctcctgtgtgaatcctctggtgtctcaccaggctggaattatcactaaaacatttcccacagtaaggacattcaaagggtttctctcctgtgtgaatcctctggtgttgcaccaggctggaattaacactaaaacctttcccacagtcaggacattcaaagggtttctctcctgtgtgaatcctctggtgtgtcatcaggtgggaactctgactaaaacttttcctacagtcagaacattcaaacggtttctctcctgtgtgagtcctctggtgttgcaccaggctggacttatcactaaaacttttcccacagtcagggcattcaaagggtttctctcctgagtgagtcctctggtgttgcaccaggctggaattttgactaaaacctttcccacagtcaggacattcaaaaggtttctctcctgagtgagtcctccgatgtgtcaccaggtgggaactatcactaaaacttttcccacagtcaggacattcaaagggtttctctcctgtgtgagtcctctggtgtgtcaccaggtggggaCGCCGACTAAaatttttcccacagtcaggacattcaaagggtttctctcctgagtgagtcctctggtgttgcaccaggctggaattttgactaaaacatttcccacagtcatggcattcaaagggtttctctcctgtgtgagtcctctggtgttgcaccaggctggaattaacactaaaacctttcccacagtcatggcattcaaagggtttctctcctgagtgagtcctctggtgttgcaccaggttggaattaacactaaaacctttcccacagtcaggacattcaaagggtttctctcctgtgtgaatcctctggtgtgtcaccaggtggggaCGCTGACTaaatcttttcccacagtcaggacattcaaagggtttctctcctgtgtgagtcct
This genomic interval carries:
- the LOC139159884 gene encoding zinc finger protein 84-like, whose product is MKKQRTHTGEKPFECPDCGKRFSQRPHLVTHQRIHTGEKPFECPDCGKGFSVNSNLVQHQRTHSGEKPFECHDCGKGFSVNSSLVQHQRTHTGEKPFECHDCGKCFSQNSSLVQHQRTHSGEKPFECPDCGKNFSRRPHLVTHQRTHTGEKPFECPDCGKSFSDSSHLVTHRRTHSGEKPFECPDCGKGFSQNSSLVQHQRTHSGEKPFECPDCGKSFSDKSSLVQHQRTHTGEKPFECSDCRKSFSQSSHLMTHQRIHTGEKPFECPDCGKGFSVNSSLVQHQRIHTGEKPFECPYCGKCFSDNSSLVRHQRIHTGEKPFECPYCRKFFSDNSSLVTHQRTHTGEKPFECADCGKGFSVNSSLVQHQRTHTGEKPFECPYCRKGFSRSSNLVIHQRTHTGEKPFECPYCRKSFSQSSHLVTHQKTHT